A stretch of Lathyrus oleraceus cultivar Zhongwan6 chromosome 6, CAAS_Psat_ZW6_1.0, whole genome shotgun sequence DNA encodes these proteins:
- the LOC127095751 gene encoding uncharacterized protein LOC127095751 translates to MVVKNAEASELEEGPETNERWALMFDGAANAISHGIGAVLMSPKNFHLPFTAKLCFTCTNNMVEYEACILGLEEAIELKIRVLEVFGDSALVIHQIRSDWETRHANLIPYRDYVLKLLPKFDNISFSHIPQEENQMADVLATLASMYKLIWLNHQPNIEIKRFDKPAHCLTTTEESDDKPWFFDIKQYLEKQEYPAEASSIDKRTIQRLALKFFLNGDVLYKRNYDMVLLRCMEKHEANQLMKDIHEGSFGTHANGHVMAKKILRADYYWLPMEADYYHYTRTCYKCQIYVDKVHVPPTLECYSITTVVLYVGFDMIRMIEPKTSNGHRFILVAIDYFTKWVEAASYANVTKHVVARFLKNNIICRYGIPSKIITDNGSNLNNKIMEELWVTPFSLVYGMEAVLPIEVEIPSMIVLMEAKLDEMEWVQARFDELNLIEKKRLKALCYGQLYQRRLKKAFNKKAFPGGALILATMDDNELPLPTNVDVVKKYFA, encoded by the exons ATGGTTGTCAAAAATGCTGAAGCTTCCGAACTTGAGGAGGGACCTGAAACAAATGAACGTTGGGCTCTCATGTTCGACGGTGCTGCAAATGCAATAAGtcatggaattggggcagtgttgatgtctcccaagaattttCATTTACCATTCACTGCAAAGCTTTGTTTTACTTGCACGAACAacatggttgagtatgaagcctgcATATTGGGGCTAGAAGAAGCGATTGAGTTAAAGATCAGGGTACTTGAGGTATTCGGAGACTCCGCTCTAGTGATACATCAGATCAGAAgtgattgggaaacaagacatgctaacctaattccataccgggattacGTGCTAAAGTTACTCCCAAAATTCGACAATATCTCTTTTTCTCATATCCCTCAGGAGGAGAATCAAATGGCAGATGTTCTGGCAACCTTGGCCTCCATGTACAAGTTAATATGGCTTAATCATCAGCCTAATATTGAAATCAAGCGTTTTGACAAACCTGCACATTGTCTGACAACAACAGAAGAGTCGGATGATAAACCCTGGTTCTTCGATATCAAACAGTATCTAGAGAAGCAAGAATACCCGGCGGAGGCTTCTAGCATTGATAAGAGGACTATACAGAGATTGGCGTTGAAGTTCTTCTTGAATGGGGATGTATTGTACAAGCGAAATTATGACAtggttttgttgaggtgtatGGAAAAACATGAAGCTAATCAGCTTATGAAGGACATACACGAAGGATCCTTCGGCACACACGCGAATGGGCATGTGATGGCGAAGAAGATCTTGAGGGCCGATTACTACTGGTTACCGATGGAAGCCGACTATTATCATTACACCAGAACATGCTACAAATGCCAAATCTATGTTGATAAAGTACATGTACCGCCCACCCTTGAATGTTATAGCATCACCACGGTCGTTCTCTATGTGGGGTTTGACATGATCAGGATGATAGAACCCAAAACATCTAATGGACATAGATTCATCTTAGTGGCCAtagactatttcaccaagtgggtggaagccGCATCTTATGCGAATGTCACAAAGCACGTGGTCGCCCGCTTCTTAAAAAATAATatcatatgtcgatatgggaTTCCCAGTAAAATCATCACTGATAACGGGTCCAACCTCAACAACAAGATCATGGAAGAACTAT gggtaaccccttttTCCTTagtatatggcatggaagcagtcCTCCCTATAGAAGTGGAGATTCCCTCAATgatagtcttgatggaggctAAGCTAGATGAGATGGAATGGGTTCAAGCAAGGTTcgacgagctcaaccttattgagaagaaacgcttgaaagcgttGTGTTacggtcaactctatcagagacgtctTAAGAAGGCATTCAACAAGAAA GCCTTTCCCGGAGGCGCTCTAATCCTAGCAACCATGGACGACAATGAATTGCCGCTTCCCACCAATGTTGATGTTGTTAAAAagtactttgcctaa
- the LOC127092570 gene encoding leghemoglobin 29, with amino-acid sequence MGFTERQEASSWEIFNLDLPLYSVLFYTFILEKEPAAKNMFSFLKDANEVPRGNSNLNAHAEKVFGMVCDAAVQLHTTGEVVLKDITLGVVHSQKRVTDPHFVVVKEALLKTINEVVGDNWSEELSNAWEFAYDELADAIKKTMH; translated from the exons ATGGGTTTTACTGAGAGGCAAGAGGCTAGTTCATGGGAAATCTTCAATCTAGATCTTCCACTTTATAGTGTTTTATTTTACACCTT TATATTGGAGAAAGAACCTGCAGCAAAAAATATGTTTTCTTTTTTAAAAGACGCAAATGAGGTACCTCGAGGTAATTCTAATCTCAATGCTCATGCCGAGAAGGTTTTTGGTATG GTATGTGATGCTGCTGTTCAACTCCATACAACTGGAGAAGTAGTATTGAAAGATATCACATTGGGAGTTGTTCACTCCCAAAAGAGGGTTACTGATCCTCATTTTGTG GTTGTGAAAGAAGCTTTACTCAAAACAATAAATGAAGTTGTTGGGGATAACTGGAGCGAGGAGTTGAGTAATGCTTGGGAATTTGCTTATGATGAATTGGCGGATGCAATTAAAAAGACAATGCATTGA